DNA from Drosophila suzukii chromosome 2R, CBGP_Dsuzu_IsoJpt1.0, whole genome shotgun sequence:
TCAGTAATTGATATTGTACCAGAGCGGAGAACAGAAAAGTCGCATAGAGCACCAATATTTCTTGGATCATTGTGCTGGCCAGTGATATTTGGAGGTCTTTAAGATCTTGCTTGTTCACTATGGCATCCATTATGTTTCTGAATCGTTTCCAATAAATCAGCGTGTTCTTGTAGAGCTGAATGATCTTCCGGCGCTTTAGCCAAATGGTTAAGTAGCAGCACAAGACAGACATCAAGCGTCGAAAAATCATCACAAAAAAGTTTACTTGCAGGACTATGTTGTACTTTATATAGCCCTCTAGTAGCACCCGAGGAACCATGAAGTATATGTTCAAAAACATAAATGTGCTAGTAAATAAACTGTATAGAAGGTAAGTCCGCGAAAGTTTATCCAAGCGAATGGTGTCCTTGAAGGAGCGTATCCTTAAAGTAGTGCCCATTAGGGCAAAGAACACGGAATGGTGGTACACCAAGTTCATCACGCGACCTAGTTTCGAATGCAACATGTCAAAATGGAGGTGTCCAGGTAACTGGCCAAGTTCTGAACTCGAAAAAACAAACTAATTAGGTGAAAGTCCATTGCGGTTTGAGGGGAAGGCGATGGGTTGCACGCTTAACCGATTTCCGGCTGGATAGTGGAGCTCCCATCGATGGCAGGACAGTTGACAGTCGTCCTTTGCCGGCTGTGGTTGTCCATCATGCTGCTGAAATCCTTCTACATATACACAGTTTGTTGTGGTCTGGTGCCGGCTCCCTTGCGAAAGAGAAAGTTCCTTACGGGTCGCGCGCTGAGGTGGTACCTCCTCTATACGGCCTGTCTGCATGGAGCTCTCCTCATCCTCCTGCCCTTCACATTTCCCCAGTACATGTACGATGAAAGCTACATGAGCAGCAATCTAGTGCTTCAgtgggtcttcaatttaaccAATATCACCCGTATAATGGCCATGTTTTCGGGTGGTCTTATGATGTGGTTCAAAAGAAAGAGACTCCTGGAATTGGGTGAAAGATTACTAAGTCACTGCCTGAAGTGCAGAAAACTGGAGGATCATTCCAAAAAGTATACCAAGTTGCGAAAGAGAATTCGAGGAGTACTTGGCCAGATGTTTCTCGTCGCGAACTTCAGCCTTTTGGGGGGCGCTCTAATCCTGATGGAAATCGATACAGATCATGGGTTCGGCAAAGTATCCATGATTATGACGCACGTCAtccaatatacatatatagtCATTATGATGGCGGGTATATGTGTGATCCTGGTAATCCTCCACTGGCAAAGTGAGCGGGTGCAAATAGCTCTGGAGAATCTGAGTCTGTTCCTGAATCATGAAGAGCGTAACTCCCTAGTTTTATCGGAAAATAAGGCAAAAAAGACCCTGGACAACCTGCGTTATCTCTTCCAGCTTTTTGCGCAAAATCAGCGACTCattattttagtttttgaaACCTTTGACATCCCTATCGCTCTTTTGCTgttgaaaatgtttgtaaCAAATGTAAATCTGGTTTATCATGGAGTGCAGTTTGGTAACGAATCTATAGAAACATCATTTTTTACCAGAATCCTGGGGCAGTGGGTGCTAATTTCTCATTACTGGAGTGCGGTTCTGGTGATGAATGTTGTGGATGATGTGACCCGTAGAAGTGACCTCAAAATGGGAAACCGCTTGCGGGAATTCAGTCACCTGGAGCTGGTAAAAAGGGACTTTCAATTGGAGGTAGTAAACTTGagctaaaatatatattaaattaataatatttcttatagCTGGAACTATTCTCCGATCACCTGCGTTGTCATCCGGCGACTTATAAGGTCTGCGGACTATTTGTTTTCAATAAGCAAACGAGTTTGGTTTATTTTTTCTACGTCCTGGTTCAAGTTTTGGTGCTTGTACAATTTGATTTGAAGAATAAAGTCGATGAAAGGcataagaaaaattaaaacatgtTTTTGGAAAACATATTAATGGGAAAaaagtgaaatatttaaaatgtgttCTTTTCCAACCGTTCCTAAATACCTGAAAATAGGTTAAGGGCCCGATCTGCAAGGAACTGTACAAACTAATGGTAAATTCGATCGGTTTagtattaaaaataaaaacgcaGAATACGGAAAGTTGTATTATTTAGTTTGGgaatgtacatatatgtatacgCGTGTTTAAGAGCT
Protein-coding regions in this window:
- the Gr58a gene encoding putative gustatory receptor 58a translates to MLLKSFYIYTVCCGLVPAPLRKRKFLTGRALRWYLLYTACLHGALLILLPFTFPQYMYDESYMSSNLVLQWVFNLTNITRIMAMFSGGLMMWFKRKRLLELGERLLSHCLKCRKLEDHSKKYTKLRKRIRGVLGQMFLVANFSLLGGALILMEIDTDHGFGKVSMIMTHVIQYTYIVIMMAGICVILVILHWQSERVQIALENLSLFLNHEERNSLVLSENKAKKTLDNLRYLFQLFAQNQRLIILVFETFDIPIALLLLKMFVTNVNLVYHGVQFGNESIETSFFTRILGQWVLISHYWSAVLVMNVVDDVTRRSDLKMGNRLREFSHLELVKRDFQLELELFSDHLRCHPATYKVCGLFVFNKQTSLVYFFYVLVQVLVLVQFDLKNKVDERHKKN